A genome region from Triticum aestivum cultivar Chinese Spring chromosome 2B, IWGSC CS RefSeq v2.1, whole genome shotgun sequence includes the following:
- the LOC123043359 gene encoding receptor-like protein 15, whose translation MGRFLPWECLPLVLCVVHSMLPSSSGCFMEERAALMEISSWFMSANSEVPSSWGHGGDCCSWERITCDNTTRRILGLDLSYLYQEIPIHNSNGSTSVEPMEVACWNLNLTKLQLLDFSQNFACLHNFDGLQGLGKLKYLNLSDNSFIGNIPESLSNLVSLEVINLKGNNMSGALQNIGLENLRNLRELHLGSNRLNGSLPASVFALPCLEYLDLSENLFEGHIPINSSWKCSSLLQTIRLSKNKLGGKFDFFWLRNYTDLKQIDLSRNTDLVVLVKMHGWAPKFQLRTLMLSSCNLDKSMITEPHFLHTQHRLQFLDLSNNNLRGSMPNFLFTNEATLVYLDLSNNSLVGSLYPIWQNQTNLRLLNIALNRIEGQLLANIGSMFPELMILNVSHNNISGVVPSSLCNIGSIELMDLSNNKFTGEVPSCLFTDCSALMILKLSNNNLGGVILDGASNLSVVAAIYLDNNKFEGTLPRNLSGKFQIMDLHDNNMSGALDISLWNLPSLEALSLAKNSLTGDIHPEICKLTSLRLLDLSDNYFLGLIPHCSSTLPLEFLSLSGNSLSGSPNAFFNSSFIRALDLSRNQFTGNLEWIQYLSGIDLLLLGRNKFEGQISSNLCRLQYLSIIDISHNRLSGSVPWCIGGIPFEDHELEAYTFYWPRTSGYFFGGGFGMFDDMDFSYNSHYDLQGFTFTTKGNPYTYGHNFFMSMSGIDLSANMLSGEIPMEMGNLSRIKSLNLSNNFFTGSIPATFANLSEIESLDLSENRLSGSVPWQLTRLSSLAVFSVAYNNLSGCLPASGQFSTFDMDSYKGNNNLRSCTSSSGPMAPNGVAGSVAVDSDPILYVVSAVSFVLAFWATVAFVFCHALGRRVILKL comes from the exons TGCTCGTGGGAAAGGATCACGTGCGACAATACCACACGACGAATATTGGGTCTCGACCTTTCCTATCTCTACCAGGAAATCCCTATCCACAATAGTAATGGCTCTACATCAGTTGAACCTATGGAAGTTGCATGCTGGAACTTGAACTTGACAAAGCTTCAGCTGTTGGATTTCTCTCAAAATTTTGCTTGTTTACACAATTTCGACG GTCTACAAGGATTGGGTAAGCTCAAGTATCTCAACCTCAGTGACAACAGTTTCATAGGGAATATCCCAGAATCTCTCAGCAATTTGGTTTCTCTGGAGGTCATAAATCTCAAGGGAAATAACATGAGTGGGGCTCTTCAGAATATAG GTTTAGAAAATCTCCGGAACCTGCGAGAATTGCATTTGGGATCCAATCGATTGAATGGTAGCCTCCCAGCATCTGTATTTGCCCTTCCATGCCTTGAGTACCTGGATCTTTCAGAAAACCTCTTTGAAGGACATATACCTATAAATTCATCTTGGAAGTGTTCCTCACTGCTTCAAACTATCAGGTTATCCAAAAACAAGCTAGGCGGTAAATTTGATTTCTTCTGGCTAAGAAACTATACTGATCTCAAACAGATAGATCTTTCCAGGAACACTGATTTGGTTGTTCTAGTGAAAATGCATGGTTGGGCACCTAAATTTCAGTTGAGAACACTAATGCTTTCTTCGTGTAACCTTGATAAGAGCATGATTACAGAGCCACATTTCCTACACACACAACATCGTCTACAGTTTCTTGATTTGTCCAACAATAATTTGCGGGGAAGTATGCCCAATTTTCTGTTCACAAATGAAGCGACACTAGTTTACCTGGATCTTTCGAATAACTCGTTAGTTGGATCATTATACCCCATTTGGCAAAATCAAACTAATCTTCGATTGCTGAACATAGCTCTAAACCGTATTGAAGGACAGCTGCTTGCCAATATAGGTTCAATGTTTCCCGAGCTGATGATTCTCAATGTTTCTCATAATAATATATCTGGAGTTGTGCCATCTTCATTGTGCAACATTGGCAGCATTGAACTTATGGATCTGTCAAATAATAAATTTACTGGAGAGGTACCATCTTGCTTGTTCACTGATTGTTCTGCTTTGATGATATTGAAGCTTTCAAACAATAACCTCGGGGGTGTGATACTTGATGGGGCTAGTAACTTGTCAGTTGTGGCAGCAATATACCTAGACAACAACAAATTTGAAGGGACTCTACCTAGAAATCTGTCTGGTAAATTCCAAATCATGGATTTACATGATAACAATATGTCAGGAGCACTGGACATTTCATTATGGAATCTTCCTTCACTGGAAGCTTTGAGCCTAGCTAAAAATAGTTTAACCGGTGACATTCATCCAGAAATTTGCAAATTAACAAGTCTTCGGCTGTTAGATCTATCGGACAACTATTTTCTAGGGCTTATACCACACTGCAGCAGTACATTACCACTCGAGTTTCTGAGTTTATCTGGGAATTCACTGTCAGGCTCCCCGAATGCATTTTTCAACAGCTCCTTCATTAGAGCTTTGGATCTCAGCCGGAATCAGTTCACAGGCAACCTTGAGTGGATACAATATCTTTCTGGAATCGATCTACTGTTGTTAGGAAGAAATAAGTTTGAGGGACAGATCTCATCAAATCTGTGTCGTCTCCAATACTTGAGCATAATTGACATCTCTCATAATAGACTCTCGGGTTCTGTACCATGGTGTATTGGTGGCATCCCATTTGAAGACCATGAACTTGAAGCTTATACATTTTATTGGCCCAGAACCTCCGGTTACTTCTTTGGAGGGGGGTTTGGTATGTTCGATGATATGGACTTCTCATATAATAGTCATTATGACCTGCAAGGCTTCACCTTCACCACTAAAGGGAACCCATACACATACGGACACAACTTCTTCATGTCGATGTCTGGCATTGACTTGTCTGCAAACATGCTATCGGGCGAGATTCCGATGGAGATGGGGAATTTGAGCCGCATCAAGTCTCTCAACTTGTCGAACAATTTCTTTACTGGCTCTATCCCTGCAACCTTCGCAAACTTGAGCGAGATTGAGAGCTTAGACCTATCAGAAAACAGGCTGAGTGGATCAGTGCCATGGCAGTTAACTCGGCTGTCATCCCTAGCAGTGTTTTCTGTGGCATACAACAATTTATCAGGGTGTCTACCAGCCAGCGGTCAGTTTAGCACATTCGATATGGACAGTTACAAAGGGAACAACAACCTTAGATCATGCACTTCAAGTTCAGGCCCCATGGCACCAAATGGTGTTGCAGGAAGTGTGGCTGTTGATTCTGACCCGATACTTTACGTGGTCAGTGCCGTTTCATTCGTCTTGGCATTTTGGGCCACTGTCGCATTCGTATTTTGCCACGCACTTGGACGGCGTGTTATACTCAAACTGTAA
- the LOC123040285 gene encoding acyl-CoA--sterol O-acyltransferase 1, which translates to MELLRDSIPMVSLAAAAAALYARMASSLLRPGLPRLVALLPLFPFLAAAPLALTSSAIVRATAAFFLAWLCAFKLALLAAGRGPLDPALPVLPFVFTALLPVKLRPAGAGAPKAKPLPSLLSCAAKVAAIAAILRLYQYNARLHPYARRALYGVHIYCFLDLFFPCIAAAAGALGMETEPQFDRPYLASSLRDFWGRRWNLMVSAILRPSVYDPVRARAGSPAGVLATFLVSGLMHEGMVYYLSLRRPDGRMTAFFLLHGVCCVVEGWCARRWAARGWPSPPRAVATVIVVVFVAGTSFWLFFPPLCKDGGEEKLLEEWAAVAAFFLDAGRKINGVVRSTDSLAVGK; encoded by the coding sequence ATGGAGCTCCTACGGGACAGCATCCCCATGGTGTCCctggccgccgcggccgccgcactGTACGCGCGCATGGCCTCGTCGCTCCTCCGCCCCGGCCTCCCGCGCCTCGTCGCGCTGCTCCCGCTCTTCCCATTCCTCGCCGCCGCTCCCCTGgccctcacttcctccgccatcGTCCGGGCCACCGCCGCCTTCTTCCTGGCCTGGCTCTGCGCGTTCAAGCTcgccctcctcgccgccggccgcggCCCGCTCGACCCCGCGCTCCCCGTGCTCCCGTTCGTCTTCACCGCCCTGCTCCCCGTCAAGCTCCGCCCCGCCGGCGCCGGAGCGCCCAAAGCCAAGCCGCTGCCGTCGCTCCTCTCTTGCGCGGCCAAGGTCGCCGCCATAGCCGCCATCCTCCGTCTCTACCAGTACAACGCTCGGCTGCACCCCTACGCGCGCCGGGCCCTGTACGGCGTCCACATATACTGCTTCCTCGACCTCTTCTTCCCCTGCATCGCGGCGGCCGCCGGCGCGCTCGGCATGGAGACGGAGCCGCAGTTCGACCGCCCCTACCTGGCCTCCTCGCTGCGCGACTTCTGGGGCCGGCGGTGGAACCTCATGGTGTCGGCCATCCTCCGGCCGTCGGTGTACGACCCCGTGCGCGCGCGCGCCGGGAGCCCCGCCGGCGTGCTGGCCACCTTCCTGGTGTCCGGGCTGATGCACGAGGGCATGGTGTACTACCTCAGCCTCCGGCGGCCGGACGGCCGGATGACCGCCTTCTTCCTGCTCCACGGCGTCTGCTGCGTCGTCGAGGGGTGGTGCGCGCGGCGGTGGGCGGCGAGGGGgtggccgtcgccgccgcgggccgTGGCGACGGTGATTGTGGTGGTGTTCGTCGCGGGCACGTCGTTCTGGCTCTTCTTCCCGCCGCTGTGCAAGGACGGTGGCGAGGAGAAGCTGCTGGAGGAGTGGGCTGCCGTGGCGGCCTTCTTCCTCGACGCCGGCAGAAAGATTAATGGCGTTGTACGTTCAACGGACTCACTAGCAGTAGGAAAATAA